GCatgtcccagcactgctcaccgGGCTCTCTGTGGCCAACAGACCCTGCTGGGAGCCACACCAGGCACtggctctgtgcctggctgtgcagcagggctggttcAGGCCTTCTGTCCCCCAGGGGACACTCTACAAACGCCTGGTCACTCCTTTTTGCTACAGCTGTGGCCAGCTGTCAACACATCCCAGCACACTGAGGTTTGGATAAGTGTGGGAATTGCAGCTGAAGATTGTTAGAGGGAATGTTTCCACCCTCCTTCCCAAAAAAGGGCTGTCACAGCTTTCTCCAGTGGGTTCTTTTGATCatcttctccctctgcctggatctccctgctgcctccccccCAGCCTAGCAGGGATGTACCCCATGCCAGCCCCCACACAGCACGTGGGGTGACTCCCCAGGGGAGGGACAGGTCTGTTTCTCACCATTCCACCTTCCTAAGGGATGTGCTTGGTGCTGAGGTGGTAAAACCTGGCTGACCCTGTGCCCCCACTGCCTCACCCCTTACAGAGACTCTGCTGGTTCCtgcggctgctgctggggctcttCGTGGGAGCTGTGATCCTCAGTGAGTGCTGGGGAGCTCATGGGGGCCCAGGAAATGGGGGGGAAAGCTGGGGGAGGATGAAGACATCAGTCAAGGGCCAagcccaggctgtgggatgATGAGCTCATGGGGAAGATGGACATGTCTTGTGTCTGGGAGGTGGTGCCAGCAGTTGTGGATGGCACCCATCTTCCTCCAGTATGGAGACTGGTGGTCACCTCCAGGGCAGTCACCAGAAGCTCACCACCACCTTCCAGGGAGTTCAGACACCTTGGCAGGGGCGCAGGGGAGAagcagtgcccaggcagtgcccacGCAGCTGCCCCgctgccaccagggctgggatctgccctggggctggggagacACCAGCCCAAGAGGGGCTTTCAGTGTGGATCTTGAGGAAGGACAGACAGGGATACAGGAAGGACAGACAGGGGTACAGGATGGACATCCAGGACTTCTGATCCTTGGGGCTGACAGCCCAGTGCTGGACTTGGCATGAGGTGGGTGATGCTCAGGCCATGGTGACCATCCTGGCAGGTGCTTCCAGCCCCAGGCATCTTGCTGCCAGGCTGTAAGTAACCCCTGAGGTCTTCCCAGATGTGCAGTTCACCAGAGACTGGGAGAGTGGCTGGGTGAGGGCAAACACCTCCTACAAGTCCTTCAGCCCCGTGCAGGTGAGCGCTGACATCGGGCTGCACATCGGCCTGGCCGGGCTGAACGTCACGCTCAGGGGTGAGTCTGATGGCCCCAGCTGCACCTCTGGGGTGCCCACggccccagcagctccacagctgccctgcagtgcccttgGTCTGTCTGGAGGCCCCTGGGCCCCGCTGTGCccgggctgctgctggcagtgcccaggggctggcacagcaggagccccGCCGCTCCCTCCCGCAGGAAACCCAGTGGAGCAGATCAACGAGACCATCAACTACAACGAGCACTTTCCCTGGAGCTTTGGGGCAGATTATGAGCACAGCtacagccaggggctgcagaaggggctgcccagccccatcctgtaCGTGGCAGAGAAGttcagctggcagagcccctgTGGCTGGCACAGGCGGTACCGCATCGCCGGGCACTACGCCTCAGCCATGCTCTGGTGAgtgacagccctgccctgccctggggagcaccagggacagcagtggcagcttTGTGGAGCCCCCCCTGTCACTGCAAGGCCGTGCCAAAGCCTCTCTGCAGGATCTGGGGTTCTCGTGCTTCCTGGCCTGTCACAGATTCATAGAATTGTGGAATCATGGAGTGATTTGGGTCGGATGGGATCTTAAAACTTGCCTTGCTCCACCCCCcccaccagggcagggacaccttccactatctcaggttgctccaagccccatccagcctggcctggaacacttccaaggatcaCTTCCCTAAATGTCTCCCATGTAAAACCAGGACAGGCAGCCACAACTcctctggacaccctgtgccagagcctcctcaccctcacagggaggaatttcttcccaatatcccatctaaccctgccctctggcagtgggaagttATTCATCCTCACCCTGTCCCTACAGGCCGTTAttcaaagtccctctccagctctcctggagcccctccaggcactggaaggggctctgagctctcccaaCACCCCCCATCAAGAGGGAGCTCATGGAACTTAGAGCCCTagtgtgtgctgctgtgacTGTGGGCTCCCAGAGCACCCCCACGAGTCTCAGAGGTCTTGGGAAAGGCACTGCAGGGAAGAGAGAGCCTTGCAATTCCCCCAGGAATGTAGGGTCCAGCTCCCTGTAGCCATCTCCTTTCTCAtgttcaggaaaaataattatccCCACTCAAACATTCCtgtatttcaaagcagaaatgtccatgaaaactttttttgtttgcgttttttttcccttggaatcAGAAAAATTTGTCAGGCTCACCTTCCCAGGGGAGCCAAATCCAAGCCCCAAGCACAGGGTagggctggcagctgggtgCACTCCAGGTGCTGAATCAGGTGTGGGCATGGCTAATGGTGCAGGTCTCCAAACAAAGGTGTCCCTCCATGCCATTGTCCCTCCATGCCATTGTCCCTCTGAACACCGGGAACTGCCCGGGGGTGACCAGTTGTGGACAATCACAAGGCTCAGGAAAGAAGTTGCTTTGTCAGGACTGGAACAATCTGATTTTTAGAGACATCCTCTGCCCAAATCAGGGTGCAAATGAGGCCACGTGCTGAAGTCCACAGCATGGGTTTTGTGTCACAGGAAATAGGATGTAGACAAAgatagaaagaaatagaaaaagaaattgggaggagagagagggattAAGATTAAGTAAGATATGACCACCCATGGAACCAGACAGTGCCCCACTGATGCTCCACCACTCGTGTCTTTGCACAGTTTTTGGGTTGTAAGGGACTCTCTGGATCAGGCTGAAGCAAGGCCAGCTAGACCAGGTGTCCCAGGGCTTTATCCCTCCTTTGGGAcatggagagcagagcctgagctgaCCCTCCAATCCTGATGTCCTTTTGCAGGCTGGCCTTCTGCACATGGCTCATTTCcatcctgctcttctccatgtCCATCCTGCTCTATGGTGGCCAGATGCTCCTGCTCACTGGGACTCTGAtcctctcctcactgctgctcttctccacCACGAGGAACACCCTGGGGTGCCCCATCCACTTTGGCCCAGCCTCCTTGAGAACAGACTATGGTGAATCCTTTTGGCTGGCATTAGCCACAGGTGAGTGCTCACCTCGCTTCTGGGGctttcctcctccagccctgcagaggtgatggcccagcagctcctcagcccttccttccccatGGCTGGTCACAGAAAATGATAATTTTAGGTTAGAAGATTTTAGATTAGAATTGTCAAGTTGGGGTGACAGAGAGATGAGCAGTGCAGAGAATTGAATGTTGAAGTTTCCTGCTGGATAGAGATTCCCTCTCCCTTCAGGACTTCCAAGCAGCAATTTTCCTTGGATCAAACCAGAATTTTCCATGTCACAACATCAcctccagggagagcagcccttTCCCAGTAACAGGTGGTAACCAATTCCCCCTGGGTGCTCCTCTTCTTCAGGCTAAGCAAGCCCAGGTCCTGCAGCCTTTCCCAACCCTGCCCAGCTCACTGACCTCTCTTGTGTGCTGGGGAGCCCAAAGTGATGCCAGAATCGaggtgggaaaagagaaaaaaccttttcctgccAGCTGGGGGATGCCACAGGTCCCTGgtgtgcagctggggagagctgggcccagcagagctcctgcagagggGTCCCTGTGTctttgcagggctgctgtgcctgctcctggggctgggcatcCTCATCCTCAACGCTGTGCAGCCACAGAAGCTGAAGCTCATCTTCAGCCTGGACAAGAGGGGcgaggaggagcagtgggacaagtgctggctgccagcccagcccagctgctctgcccaggatGGGTTCATGGTGCCCCTGGGGGAGCTCTGCCACGGCTCAGCCACCCAGCTCTGAGGCACAAgggagcaggtgctgctcctgggctcccCAAATCCAGAAGGAGCCCACCTGGGAAGAGACATGGCAAGGACCAAGTGATGGGAATACCCAGATCTGACAAAGTGTCTCAAATACAAcagttttggggtgggtttttttttggtttttggtcTGTTTTATTGCCCTTCCCCTCGGTCCATCCCAACCAACCCTGAGTCCTCCTCAGGATACAGAGATTAAATCAGaacaaaatggggagaaaggAAGTAACTGCAGACTCACAGTCATGAACCAAAGGCAAAGCAGAGCCCACACGAGCTCCCTGCCCCTGAAGACCCTCAAAAATTCCCCCTGCCCTTGGATGCTGTCCCCAtcagcagccagggagctgaGGTGGAGCTGGGCtcccccctgtgccccacagctcctctcagtGTGAGGGCAGGAGGGCAAAGAGGAGCACAATTCCAGGAGGATGCTGGAGGAACCAgaccagcagggagggagggggaggtgggagaggaggtGGGAAAGGAGGAACAGTGCCCTGGAAAGCAGCTATAACCATTAGGGAGAGTGAGCAGCACCTCCAGTCTGGGCTCCTCATGACAAAGATTTCTTTGTGGGTGACCCTGAAATGTGCCAGGGAGACATTTGTGCCCATggacaggaggctgctgctgggggcctGCCAGAAGTGACCTCCAGATGTGCCCCATGGCCCCTTCTGAAGAAACCTTCAATGCCCACAGTGTTTCAAAGGAGAGGGGTTTTAGTAAagttttattgaaaataattccTGTGCAGACCAAACCACGTGAGGGACACACAAGTATCACCTGACAGAAATCAGTAACTCGCCAGCAAGGatctcagaaagaaaagtcaaaatGTTGGAATTCTGTACTTTACAATCAATGGGGATGAAGGTGCCCAGGAGAGCATCTCCAaggcctcctctgggctctctcccacagctctgtgtccttctctggaggcagctctgcaggtggggtctcacctgagtgaggcagagggacagatcccctccctcccctgctgcccagccagcctAACTGTGCTCCAGCTGGACAGGGATAACTTCATCCTCcactctccttcccttcctatGGCATCCTTCTGGCCCACAGCAGGCTACAAGTTTCCTCTAATAAAGGCCAAATTTGACAATCAAATCAGCACATCCCCCACAGCAAGCTCCATGGTACATGTACTCAGTCTTTGTTTCTGGAGCAGGTTTTTTATtccacctcctgcagctggatcCATACCTGGCTTTCCTGGATACACCTGAACCAAAAATGTCAcgtttggggaaaaaattaggAGGTTTAACCCCAGGTTGTGGAGTGGCAGGTGCTCCCAGGCAGAAATGTGACCCATGAGCTGCTCCTCAGTTTCAGTGGGAGCAGACCCTTGGAGAATGGAGCAGGGAGGACATTCCCCCTGGGACAGGGGTCCCCAGGTGGGTGTGCAGCCCAAGTCTCAGCAGGGTGAGCTGCTCTGATggcagcctccagcacagcctgcccctCCCAGAGGGAGTCACAGGAAAGTCAGTCTGGGAAGGACTTCCCAGCAAGGACCCATCCCAGCTTGGACTTCAAAGGCAGCTGGGTGGGGAAATGCATCCCTGGGGACATCAAGGAGAATTTGTCCTGCCCTTCTGGGTCCATCCTCAGGGCCAGAGGGAGGAGTTTCTCCTAGAGGCTGTTGATTTCAGTGGGCTCAGAAGGAGGCAGGCTCTTGCTCACAAAGTGAGGGTTGCTGAACACCCCAGGCATCTCCTGGTGCTCCTCTGCTTTGTCCTCACGGAGATCAAAGAAAGTTTTCAGCAGGTCGGGACGGAGGTGGTGCATGGCCACGATGGTGATCCCAGCCACCAAACAGAGCAGGCCTGGGAGCAAACACCCACTCTGGCTGGGGTCCTGTCACCCCTGCAGTGTGACACTCACCCCACAGCTCTCCTTGGATTGTCCCCTGCCAGAGGACAATGCCTTTGCCCATGGAAGGTGGCCTGCTATTCCATGAGCTGTTCTGAGCATCCTTAAAGCCCAGCTCGGGTCTGAAAACCCAGGTGAGTGATCCCAACGTCTTtgcagctcaggagctgtgtaTGCCTCCAGATGAGGATGgtgtttccccttttcccatccctccccacaTCTCTGCCAGGATCTGCTCTGCCAaggctggggctctggggagctgcacTCCCCGCTTTGGGGGGAAGCCCTGGGCTCAGTGATGTTTGCTGGGGCACCCCAATGCTCTCACCAATTGCCAGCATGAGCCAGAAGGATCCCCCATAGGCCAGGTGCAGGGTGCTGGTCCCAATCTGGATCAGGCACGTCGGGGAGTTCCTCACGGTggagaaggagagcagagagaagatcATGGAGGCCCCTGTGGCCAGGAGCATGTATCCTCCATAAACCAGGGCAGGCATGGAGAGCAGAATGTTGGACATGACCCACGTGCAAAAGGCCACCCTGGAGGCAAGAGGAGCCCAAGAGATGAGTGTTGTGAGTGCCATGGATTGGGATGCTCTGTGGGAGGATTTCCAGGTGGGAGGAGCAATCTGGGCTCCAAGAGCACTGCGGGAGGTGGAGGAGCTCTGTGGGCAGGCAGGAATGATCCCTAATCCCCACGCTGAGCCAGTGCACGTGCGAGGCTCACCTTGCTACATCcagaagcagaaacacagaTCTCCTCCTCCTATTGCTCAGCCCACAGACAGCACCAGCCCCAAggaggctgtggcagccccCTCAGTGCATCTGGACCaccccagctgcctgcccttCCACACATGGGGCAGCCTGGTCCCCGAGAGCAGCGCCCAGGACTGAGATGAGTGCAGGAGGCAGGCAAAGTCATTTGCAGTAGCTCTGCActtgctgaggagctgggctaCAGAGGAAGGCCTTTGCTGTGGACCAGGAGCTCTTGttccatggcacagccaggctccttGCCTggtctctgtgtccctgctgccaaaCACcaagcagggagagcagcactgcaatGGCTCTTGATGGCCAGCACGTGGTGGAAGGGACCATCCCCTGCCAGCTGGGGACCAGCTCCCCcccagcccaagtgggcactgaCACATCTCTGACCTTGCCAAGGAGTCAAGATCAACTCCACAATAACAGCAGCAGCGTCTTGTCCTCACCTGATCCCAATCCTAGGTACAAAATCCGCtgacagggagggctgggaaagcTCTTTGTGTGTCCATGGGCCTCTCTGGGCCACCAAGGACAGCAGCTTCAACTCCATCCATGGGGATGGACTTCTGCCACCATCAGCACACCACAGCAAGGACCTGAAGCACGTTCCTCTCTCCAGTGCCCAACCCTGTGGATTTCTCCAGCAGGGAGACCAGAActtcccctctgctcatcccaaagtgtctgcagtgcctggcagggctctcTCCATGCACAGAACTTCCCTCCTGACAGGATGCAATCCCACCCACCCCAAAGGCCATGGGGAAAGGCAGTCAAGCTCTCCAGACCCCTGCACCCCccatgctggcagcagggcaggagggctcacCAGAGCATGGCTGAGGCGTAGTGCCCGGCGATGCGGTACCGCCTGTGCCAGCCAcaggggctctgccagctgaaCTTCTCTGCCACGtacaggatggggctgggcagccccttctgcagcccctggctgtaGCTGTGCTCATAATCTGCCCCAAAGCTCCAGGGAAAGTGCTCGTTGTAGTTGATGGTCTCGTTGATCTGCTCCACTGGGTTTCCTGCGGGAGGGAGCGGCggggctcctgctgtgccagcccctgggcactgccagcagcagcccggGCACAGCGGGGCCCAGGGGCCTCCAGGCAGACcaagggcactgcagggcagctgtggagctgctggggccGTGGGCACCCCAGAGGTGCAGCTGGGGCCATCAGACTCACCCCTGAGCGTGACGTTCAGCCCGGCCAGGCCGATGTGCAGCCCGATGTCAGCGCTCACCTGCACGGGGCTGAAGGACTTGTAGGAGGTGTTTGCCCTCACCCAGCCACTCTCCCAGTCTCTGGTGAACTGGACAGCtgccaggaaaaataaagctggGGTTAAAGCAGGTCCAGGCTTTGCTGGGCTCAAGGGGAGAATCACAGGTgagtggcagtggcagcattCCCACCATGGCACTGGAAGGGAGTGTTAGGAGGGCAGGAATGCTGATTCAGCCACCAGGGCATGCCCCAACCAGCTCCCacaccctgcagagctcaggtcCTCCCCTTGCTAAGCACCCACTCCCTGGATCCGGGAACAGCGGAGCTCTGATCCCCGGGCATGAACATCCTGATCTGATTTCTCCTTGGACATCCTCTCCAGAACTTCCCTGCAAGCTGTCCAGCATGGCAAGCACCACGCcacccagggacagggctcagagATGAGCCTGTTTGTCAGCCACAGGAACAGGGGTGAGTCTCATTTCTCACATCCAGCTCCCCGAATTGCACTGTTAGCAAATAGTAAAAGTCATGGTCAAAAGGAGGCGGTGAAGAGGGGTGGGAAGTGCCATCACAGCTTGGGCAGTCgttccagctgggaaaaaaggaaaagttggAAGCTTTTCTGGTACATGTCTTTGGGAATAGGGTATCCTTTTCTGAGCCATTTCGCTGTGGGCTTCGTTTTCCAGCGGGGAAGGTAAAGCCAGTGGTTTGATGTCAGGCTGAACAACACCTTCCTGAGAAAATGTTCAGTTGCTGAGTCAACTTGTGAGGGCATTGATGCAGTGGGAGCTCCACAGGAATGTTTTTTTGGCTGCAGGGGTGagtgtgccctgctgctgccagacgGAAACTCTGACGCTGGCTCCAGAACAATTTGTTCCTCCCTGTGCCCAAGCAGAGCCCGACTGCAGCCTTGTCCCAGAGTGGTGctgatggctctgctgggctgagctgcctaTGGCTGTGGGaccagctctgccacctccagcctggCACCACGTTCTCAGGTGGCTCTGGTGGCATTTCCCAGAACCTGGGCACCCCCCCATGCTGGGATggcccctgtgccccccagctgGTCCCAGTCCGGCTACCTCCTTCTGGTGCCTGGTCAAATCAGAGCTCAATCTTTTAAGTCATCATTATCCCTCTCTGAGCAGTCCTGTAATCCATCTTGTCCCTCACAGCAGGAGGGATGCTTTGCTTTAGGGTCAGGGCTGGTTTCTCTTGCCACCTGGCATCTCCTGTCCCCTCAGTACATCTTTTCTTACCCATCCTGTTGCCCTGAGTTGGAAATCCCACTGCCTGGTTTCCACCATCAGTTATTACAGGAGATTTCCTGGTTTTTACTAAATTAAATCTTCTCTTTCATCTCCTCTGACCTTGCTCCTTGGGAGGTCTTTACCCCCCTGCTGCAgtctctgccctgcctgtgctttaTTCCAACCTGCTCCCCCCACCTCACTGCAAGGCTCCTCACAATCTCCAAAcgtgcctggctgcagccccaggcagctccagggggcTCACAGAGTGGGGGGAAATCATGGAAAACTGGTGAGGGGCACTGTAAACACATCAACCAACGTGTGGCTGGGGTGTAGAAAAACCCAGAGATCACAGTGAGCACTGTCCAGCCTTGCGTGTTGGAGAAGCGGAGAACCTATTGAACAAGCTTGGGATCCAGCCCTGTCACAGGGAAGATCAAAGGACATCAGCGAGCTCCACCTGCACAAATCCCTGCGGCACaggggaaaacagcagctttggTGACCCTTAGTGCCAGTCCCCTCCTTGTCTCTACCCAGCGCTGCTCTGGGGGTCGTCTGGAGGGCGAGGCAATGGAAATAAATCTGCTCTTTGCATCTCATCCATGCTTTTGTGGTTGTTCCTGCACCCTGCCTGTGTCGGGTGGCGCACACAGCCGGAGGAACACGGGGCTGTGCAgcctgatggagctggggctgtttgagCTACAGCCAGCAAAACTTCCTGGAGTAACCACAGGCACCTCCAAGcgccctcagccccagggaaggggaaaggaagggtaAGACTTTTTGGGAAGCTGTGGGGCTGCTTTGCAGAGCAAGGCTAAGGCAGCCCCCACGACCAGCTGTGGTTGTGCCCCCCAGCTCACATTTCCCAGCCGCAGGGTTCAATCCTTCCCCCAGAGCCATCCCCGGCGCTGCCCAGCACTCACCGACGATCACCGCTCCCACGAAGAGGCTGAGGAGAACGCGGAGAGTCCAGAAcagcctctgcagggagagaggtgGGACatgaggcaggcaggagcagccctgcctctgctcctgacATCCTGGGAGGGTCCCGGCGTGCGGGGCACCGGGAGCAGCCGCATCCCGCGGTCACGCACCGCCCGGCCGCGGATGCCCGGGGAGATGAGCAGGAAGCTGCAAGCCAGCGTCAGGAACACCACGGTGACTGTGATGGTGCCGATGTCAAACCCGGCAGCCTTCCTCTGCTGCGGGTAGAAGGGGTAGACGCCGTCGAAAAGAGTCATCCTGCACCTCCAGGAGCCTGTGGGAGAGAGGCGGTGACAGCGGGGACCCTGCgctgccctgcctgggtgcCTCCAGTGGTGGCTCAGTTCTGGAATAACCAGCTGAGGGAGGTTCACCTAAAGGGTCCCCAGAGGGACGAGGAAATGTGACGCTGCCAGCAAGCGGGCGGGCAGAGCGCTCGGAACCCTCCCAGCAGAGGACACACCACCCAAACCCTcgctggaggagaggaggtgcctggggcagggctcagcagcccgaggggctgtggcagccccaggagccgcaagcccttgtcctgctgcagcccaggagcagctccagagcaggaacCTGTCGAGCAGCTCTTGCCTGGACAGGGCCGGGTCTTTCCCTCCAGCAGGTGCAACCAGGGCTTTCCTCTTTGGGGTGGAAGTGCCCAAACCCACTGGGGAACTTCCCAGTGGGGAAAGAATGCAGAAAGGTTTTCCTTCAAAATTAcaaggaaacactgaaaacatgGATTTCACAATAGCAAAATTACCCCCAGCCAagggccagcagggccaagTGGAGCAAAGCCCGCTGCTCCCATTCCTGCCCATTTCCTCCAAGAAGattttccccaggagctgctggtctgaggaaggaggaagagaaaggatttGTCCTGCACTTGGATGAGAGGGGCCAGAAGCAGCCCCTATTCCCAGCATGAGGGTCCAAAGAACATTCAAAACTCTGTGAGCACATCTCAAGGCTAAGGGAAGCTGAAttatagaaaattaaaaggtgTATGTAATTCACACAAATGACCTTGAACATCCTTTGGCACTCTGCTTCCAGCAATTACACACCTTATTCCTGTGCCTGGGTTAGATCTTCTCTACCAAAACAGATAATATTCTTAGCCCTCTTGTTTTGCTTATTTAATAGCCTCTCTGCCTGTAACTGCCCCAGGAAGTTTGCTAAAGCCAGGGATTGCCAGAGCTGATCTGACTCGTGTCCAAGGAGCATTTTATCCTGTTCCTGTATGGAGCAGGtgatttt
The DNA window shown above is from Serinus canaria isolate serCan28SL12 chromosome 10, serCan2020, whole genome shotgun sequence and carries:
- the LOC103815947 gene encoding dual oxidase maturation factor 1-like isoform X2, giving the protein MTLWDGSYPFYPGANARFPFDTTRAVIVTVFLSMLATFIIILPGIPGRRRLCWFLRLLLGLFVGAVILRNPVEQINETINYNEHFPWSFGADYEHSYSQGLQKGLPSPILYVAEKFSWQSPCGWHRRYRIAGHYASAMLWLAFCTWLISILLFSMSILLYGGQMLLLTGTLILSSLLLFSTTRNTLGCPIHFGPASLRTDYGESFWLALATGLLCLLLGLGILILNAVQPQKLKLIFSLDKRGEEEQWDKCWLPAQPSCSAQDGFMVPLGELCHGSATQL
- the LOC103815947 gene encoding dual oxidase maturation factor 1-like isoform X1 — translated: MTLWDGSYPFYPGANARFPFDTTRAVIVTVFLSMLATFIIILPGIPGRRRLCWFLRLLLGLFVGAVILNVQFTRDWESGWVRANTSYKSFSPVQVSADIGLHIGLAGLNVTLRGNPVEQINETINYNEHFPWSFGADYEHSYSQGLQKGLPSPILYVAEKFSWQSPCGWHRRYRIAGHYASAMLWLAFCTWLISILLFSMSILLYGGQMLLLTGTLILSSLLLFSTTRNTLGCPIHFGPASLRTDYGESFWLALATGLLCLLLGLGILILNAVQPQKLKLIFSLDKRGEEEQWDKCWLPAQPSCSAQDGFMVPLGELCHGSATQL
- the DUOXA2 gene encoding dual oxidase maturation factor 2 isoform X2, whose product is MTLFDGVYPFYPQQRKAAGFDIGTITVTVVFLTLACSFLLISPGIRGRARLFWTLRVLLSLFVGAVIVAVQFTRDWESGWVRANTSYKSFSPVQVSADIGLHIGLAGLNVTLRGNPVEQINETINYNEHFPWSFGADYEHSYSQGLQKGLPSPILYVAEKFSWQSPCGWHRRYRIAGHYASAMLWVAFCTWVMSNILLSMPALVYGGYMLLATGASMIFSLLSFSTVRNSPTCLIQIGTSTLHLAYGGSFWLMLAIGLLCLVAGITIVAMHHLRPDLLKTFFDLREDKAEEHQEMPGVFSNPHFVSKSLPPSEPTEINSL
- the DUOXA2 gene encoding dual oxidase maturation factor 2 isoform X1, producing MTLFDGVYPFYPQQRKAAGFDIGTITVTVVFLTLACSFLLISPGIRGRARLFWTLRVLLSLFVGAVIVAVQFTRDWESGWVRANTSYKSFSPVQVSADIGLHIGLAGLNVTLRGNPVEQINETINYNEHFPWSFGADYEHSYSQGLQKGLPSPILYVAEKFSWQSPCGWHRRYRIAGHYASAMLWVAFCTWVMSNILLSMPALVYGGYMLLATGASMIFSLLSFSTVRNSPTCLIQIGTSTLHLAYGGSFWLMLAIGESIGVPQQTSLSPGLPPKAGSAAPQSPSLGRADPGRDVGRDGKRGNTILIWRHTQLLSCKDVGITHLGFQTRAGL